The Desulfovibrio psychrotolerans nucleotide sequence ATCATGCAGGTGCAGGTGCCGCAGCCGCGCCCCGGCACGCTCAAGCCATTCCGTAAGATCCCGGTTGCGCCATCCCTGCGCAAAGGCATGCCAGTGCCCCACGTCCAGACACAGCCCCGTGCGGGCGGCGGGCAGCATATCCAGCAGGTCCAGAATGGGTTGCAGGGCGCGCTCGTGGGTATTTTCAAGGAACAGGGGCACATCCGGCACCTGTTCCAGCACGCCGTGCCATGTCTGCACGCCCCGGCGCAGCCACTCTTGTGCGCGGGGTTCGTGTTCCCCCCTGTTGTAGTGCGGGTGCCCCACAAAATGCTGCGGGGCATACAGCGCGGCAAGTTCCGCCGCACGGCGCAACGTCGTGCGGGTGGCATCCAGCACGGCATCATTCAGGCTTCCCGGCGAAAGGTCAAAGAACGGCAGATGTACGGCACAGGTAATCCCCGCCTGCCGGAACCGCGCCGCTGTTTCCCGGTGCCACGACTCCGGCAGCGACTGCACGGCATGTGTATCCATGCCCAATTCAGGGCACACCTTGCGGCTGATGAACATCTCGATATATTCTGGCTGCCGTGCGGCATAGCTGAGTGGCAGGTTCACAAAAACTGGCATGCACGCCCTCCGGTTCCGGTTAGCTTGTGGTGCGCGGACTGACAAACACCTTCTCAAGCGCATGTATTTTCGCCGCTCCCGTTGCCAGTCCTACACAAAGAGTCCGGCATGAACAATGGAGAACACGCCACACGGGCACGCCCATGCACAATACCTCCTGCACTGCGCCTTTTCCCTGCGTCCGATGGTCAGCATAAACGCTGAACTATAGAACACGCAGGCACGTTCATGCGCCCGCTCCTTTAAGGGTATTCACGAACAACCGGGTGCGCACAGTGCACAAAAACGGAGTTATACTTGCAAAGAAGGGAGTGGACGCGTAGGCTGTACATGGTTGGGAATAATCAATTTTCAGGAGAGCTACATTATATGTTCAGAAGCATTTCCATAGGCAAACGGGTTATTGCCCTGCTGCTGCTCATGATCCTGTTCATGGCGGGAATAGTGCTTGCATTCATCAACCTCACGGGGCGCGTGGCCAGCACCGGCATAACGGAAACCCAGAATGTGATGATAGAAGACCACAAAAGCCGCCTCAAGCTGGCAACGGAAACCATCGTCACCGCCATGGGCATTCTCATCCGCGATGTGCCCACAGAGGCGGAAAAGATAGCCCTTATCCGCCGCGCCATTAACGATTACCGGTTCGAGGCGGACAAATCCGGCTACTACTTCGTCTACCGCAACACCACGGTGCAGATACTGCCTCCTAACGCTGCGCTGGAAGGCAAAGACCTTACGGACATGAAGGATGCCAACGGCGTCTACGTCATCCGCGACCTGAACAAGGCCGCGCAGGCGGGCGGAGGCTTTGTCACCTACCTGTGGGACAAGCCCGGTGCCGGTTCCGTGCTCAAACTCAGCTATGCCATGATGATCCCCGGCACGGAGTTCTGGATGGGCACAGGCGTCTACATAGACAACGTGGACGCGGAAAAAGCCCGCATAAAGCAGCATCTTGACGAACTGGTCAATTCCGACCTCGCATGGACGCTGGGCATCATCATCGCTGTGCTCGGCCTGATCATCCTGCCCTTCTGCATCATGCTGGTGCTCTCCATCGTGCGCCCCCTGCGGGCGGCAACGGAAGCGGCAGACGCCGTGGCTCGCGGCAATCTGGACGTCAAGCTGGACACGGCGGGCAAGGACGAAATCTCCAAGCTGCAACTGTCGCTTAACGCCATGACCGTGACCCTTAAGGCAAACCTGCAGGACATGGCTGCCAAGGGCGAAGAAGCCAACCGGCAGGCACAGGCTGCGCAGCTTGCCGCGCGCAGGGCAGAAGACGCCATGGCACAGGCGGAAAACGCCACCCGGGAAGGCATGCTCACCGCCGCAAGCAGGCTGGAGGGCGTGGTGGCAAACATCAACGCCGCCACCGGCGACCTTGCCAACCGCAGTGACGATATCCGGCAGGGAACCGATACCCAGATGGCACGTATAAACGAAACCGCCACCGCCATGGAAGAAATGAACGCCACAGTGTTGGAAGTAGCCCGTAACGCAGGGCAGGCAGCCGAGCAGACCGAGCGGTCGCGCCAGAAGGCACTGGAAGGTTCAAGCGTTGTGTCAGATACGGTCAAGGCCATGAACTCGCTGCAGGATCTCACCGGAACCCTTAAGGACAATATGCACAGGCTGGGCGAGCAGTCGGTGGCCATCGGCAACGTCATGAACGTCATCAACGACATTGCGGACCAGACCAACCTGCTGGCTCTGAACGCGGCCATAGAAGCCGCCCGCGCAGGCGAAGCAGGACGCGGATTCGCCGTGGTGGCGGACGAGGTGCGCAAGCTGGCGGAAAAGACCATGACCGCCACCAAGGAAGTGGGCCAGAACATCAAGTCCATTCAGGATCTGGCCCAGATAAACGTGCAGGGCATGGACAGCGCCGTCACCGCCATAAACGGTGCCACGCAGCTCTCCAACAAATCAGGCGAGGTGCTGCACGAAATAGTCTCCATGGCGCAGGACGCGGCCGGGCAGGTGCAGTCCATTGCCACGGCGGCGGAAGAACAGTCCGCCGCTTCGGAGCAGATTACCAACAGCGTGGACGAGATTAACGCCATAGCGCAGGACAACGCCCAGCGCGTAACGGAGTCGGATAACGACATCCGCGAACTGGCACGGCAGGCCACGGAACTGAGCAAGCTCATCGCACAGCTGCAGGACGACGCCAAGTAACCGCAAAGAGGCCGCCCCGTGAGCTCGGGGCGGCCCTTTCTCCGCATTCCTTACAATCCGCACTCTCACCCAGACTCAGATAACGGAAATCACCATGCAGATGTTCGCCCCCCCCTCCTTCACACCGGGAAATCGTATCCGGTCAATCCTGCTTCTCATCCTGTGCTGCGGCATGGGGCTTCTGGGCAACTATGCAAAACTGGAACTCTTCTTCAATGTCGATTTCCTGTTCGGCAGCATCGCCACGCTCTTCGCCCTCTACTATCTCGGGCTTGTGCCCGGGGTGTTGTGCGCCGCCATTGCAGGCAGCTGGACCTATGTACTGTGGAACCACCCCTACGCCATCATCATTCTGGTGGCAGAGGCGGCCTTCATAGGGCTGCTGTGGGGGCGTGAACGGAGAAATCTGGTTCTGCTCACCGTGCTCTACTGGCTGGTTCTGGGCATGCCGCTGGTATGGATATTCTACCGCGAAGTCATGGGCATGGCTGGCCCGTCCGTTGTCTCCATCATGCTCAAGCAGGGTATAAACGGCATTTCCAACGCGGTCATGGCGTTCCTGCTCATCCTGTGCGTAAACGTGTGGAAGGCGTATTTTGCAGGGCAGAACAGCAGCGCGCAGCCGGCAGATTCTCCCGGCAGTTCCGATCACCCCGGTCATACGGGTAAATCGGACAAAGCGCCTCACATACCCGTTACCCACTCTTACCGGGAACTGCTCTTTGTCACGCTGGTCAGCTTTGTGCTCTTTCCCGGACTCATGGCTGCCCGCCTGAACATCCATGAAGAGGTTCAGGATACGGAACGGAGCGTGCGGGAGGGGCTGCTCTCCACGGCACGCCTCAATTCGGAACAATTCGACCTATGGCTGCACCAGCACATTGAGGTAATAGCCGCCCTTGCGGATACCATCCGTGACGTGCCGCTCAATTCCCCGCAGGTACGCAACGAGGTACGCGCAGCCCTGCGCTATAACGGCGAGCTGCTGCGCGTGGGCGTGGGCAACACACAGGGCAGGGGCATACTGAACTTTTCCCGCGAAGGGGAACTGAGCCTGCCCCCCGGCGGTGTGGACTATTCGGACCGGCCCTATTTTCAGGAGATCAACCGCACGCTGCTGCCTGTTGTTTCATGGGTGCCCGCCGCGCGTACAGGAAGCCCGGACCCCATCATCGTGCTCGCCGCCCCGGTGCTGCGGCAGAACGACTTCGGCGGCTTCATCAACGCGGTTGTTCCCGTGCACAGCCTCACAGGTACACTCCTCAGCCTGTTCCGCCATTCCGGCATGGGCGCGACCATTCTGGACAACCACGGCATCGTGGTCACCTCCACCAACCCGGACCGCGAATCCGGCCATGCCTTCACAGCCTTTTCGGAGCACGGCGTGGTCAGGGAACAGGGTATACAGGGAGAGCAGGCGGGCATCCGCATCTGGATGAAGGATGTCAGCCCCAACATCTCCGTCATGAACCGCTGGAAAAACTCGGTCTACTTCACGGAAATGCCGTTGGGGCACGGCGGCTGGACCATCATTGTGGAAACAACCACTGCCACGCACATGATCGCCCTGCTCAAGCTCCTGCAAAGCAGGTTGCTGCTGCTCATGTCCGTCGTGCTTGCCAGCGTTGCCCTTTCATGGGTTCTGGCGGCCATGCTGGTTAAGCCTCTGCGGCAGATAAGCGCGCTTACCACCAACCTGCCCCAAAAAATTTCCCACGGCGAGGAGCCAATCTGGCCCGACAGAACATGGATAGCCGAACCGGCGCATCTGGTGAAGAACTTCCGGCATATGTCCGATTCGTTGCGCGCCCGGTTTCAGGATATCAAGGAAAGCACAATACGCCTTGCCGCCGCCAAGGACATGGTAGAAGAAGCCAGCCGCGCCAAAAGCGAATTTCTGGCAAACATGAGCCACGAAATACGCACCCCCATGAACGGCATCATGGGCATGCTGCAAATTCTGCAATCCGAACATCCCCGCCCGGATCAGGAACGCTCTATTTCCGTGGCCATATCCTCATCCAAACGCCTCCTGCGCCTGCTCTCCGACATACTGGACCTTTCCAGGGTAGAGGCGGGCAAGCTGGAAATCCGCCATGAGCAGTTCTGCATCAGGGACGTGCTGGAAACGGTAGCCACCCTTCTGGAACCCGCAGGCGCGGAAAAGGCCCTGCACTTCTCCGTTGATCTGGACCCCGCCATCCCCCGCGCGCTTATGGGAGACAGCGTGCGCGTTCAGCAAATCCTGTTCAATCTCACGGGCAATGCCATCAAGTTCACAGAGCAGGGACACATCACCCTCTCCGCGCACCTGCTGCCATCGCCCCGCCCGGAAACGGCCCGGGTGCTCTTTTCCGTGGAAGACACAGGCCGGGGCATCCCGGATTCGCTCTTAGACAAGGTGCTGGAACCCTTCTCGCAGGCAGACGGCAACTACACCCGCATCCACGATGGCGCGGGACTGGGCCTTGCCATCGTCCGGCGTCTGGTCCGGCTCATGAACGGCAGCATGGCCGTAGAAAGTGAGGACGGAAGAGGCACCACCGTGCACGTCTGCATCACCTTCGGAATGCCGGAACAGACCTGCACAGAGAATTCTGGCAAGGAAGATTCAGGTCCAGAGGCTTCAGGCACGGTGGATTCAGGCAAGGAGACTCCCCTTCCCTGCAGCGGCCCGTTCAAAATTCTGCTGGCGGAAGATGAAGAAGTGAACGAGATGGTGGCGCGGCGGCATCTGGAACGGCTGGGGCACACCGTCACCTCCGTTTCCAACGGGCAACTGGCGCTGGAAGCGTTGCTGCGGGACGAGTTCGACCTTGTGCTCATGGACATTCAGATGCCGGTTATGGATGGCGTGCAGGCCACGCGCGCCCTGCGCACCCTGCCGGAATACTCCCGTCTGGCGCAGCTTCCCGTGGTGGTCATGACCGCCCACGCCATGAGCGGAGCGCGGGAAACCTTTCTGGAAACAGGAGCCGACGGCTACATTGCCAAGCCCTTTGAACCGGACGAACTTATCCGGACAATAGACAAAACCATGAGTCAGGCCGCAGCCCGGCCCCATGCGGAACAGGGTGCGCAGGCGGACGATACTGCGGACACGCAGGCCGATGTGAATTAAAAGGCAGATACGATTTCAGGCGTGCAAAAGGCCCCCGCGCATGGTTTATGCGTGAGGGCCTGAATATTCCGTCTACACGGCAGCCAGACTTCCGGCAGCCTGCTGGCAGCCTGCCGCAAAAACACCACAGGGCGTGCTCAGCCCCTGTCCTCTCCGTCCTCCTGCCCGTGGCTTCGCGCGGCACAGCCCGAAACCTCCCGCAGTTCACTGGCGTAGCGTTCGCCCTCGCTGTACAGGCAGCCGCAGTACTGCTGGCGGTACACGCCCCAGTTCTTCGAGGTCTCTATCCCTTCCTGCCAGCCTTCGCGGAAATCGCGGTACCAAAACCGCACGCTGCCGCCCCCGGCCATATCCTCACCAAGCTGCCGCACCATCTCGTGCCGCTGCTTGCGGGAATAGAGTATGGAGGTGGTCATGGCGTCAAAACGCCCCCGCCGGGCAATGGACATGGCCCGCTCCAGCCGCAGGGCATAGCAGTGGAAGCAGCGGTTTTCCTCGCGGAAGCTTACCGCCCGGAACCAGAGCTTGGGGTCATACTCGTTGTCCTTGCAGATAACGGAAATGCCCAGTTCACGCGCCACGTCCAGCACGGCCTCCCGCCGCCGCAGATACTCCCGCAGCGGGTGGATGTTGGGATTCCAGAAGAACCCCGTCACCTCGTGGCCTTCTTCCTGCAATCTGCGAACGGGCACAATGGCGCACGGTCCGCAGCACATATGCAGCAACACGCGGGCCATGGCTAATCCTTCTTGGGCGTAACCTCAATGCGCAGTTCGTATTTCTGTTCCAGTTCAAACAGTCGTTCGCGCTTGTGGTTCAGCAGATACAGAGCCAGTTCAACATTGCATTCGTAGCGCAGCGTGCCGTTAAGCTTATCGTGGGTAAGCCGGTGCAAAATCTCTTTCAAAGCCTGCAGTGCCTGCCATTCCATGTTACGCCGTGTGCCGGAACCGCCGCAGCAGGGGCACAACTCGGAGCTTATGGACAGAGCGGAAGATCCCAGACGCTGCCGCACCACCTGCAACAGCCCGAACCGGCTCATCTTGCCCACATCGTGCCGTGCGCGGTCGTTCTTCATGGCCTGCCGCAGGGTCTTTTCCACCTCGCGCCAGTGGTTGCGGTCGCGCATTTCGATGAAGTCGATGACCACCTGCCCGCCCACGTCCCGCAGCTTAAGCTGCTGGGCAATGGTGGTGGCCGCTTCCATGTTCGTCTTCAGCGCCATGGATTCGAAATTGGTCTTGCCCGCAATCTTGCCGGAGTTAATGTCTATGGCCATCAGCGCCTCGGTCTGGTCAAAGACCAGCCTGCCGCCGGAAGGCATGTTCACCTCGCGGGAATAAATCTGCTCAATCTGCTTTTGCAGGCTGAACCGCTCCCACAGGGAAATCTCGCTGTTGTTGTGCAGGCGCACCTGCAACCCGCGCCGGGGAAAGACCAGCGCGGCAAATTCCTCTACGGACTTGGCGGTGGCATCGTCATCCACCCACACCTCATTCACATCATCGGTCAGGTAGTCGCGTATGGAGCGGGTGGCAAGGTCGCGTTCCTGATAGATAAGGCTGGGCGAAGGCTCGGTGGTGGCCTTTTTGCGCACGTCCTTCCACAGGCGTTTCAAAAAGCTCAGGTCGCGCTGCAACGATGTTTTGGGCTGGTCCACACTCACCGTGCGCACTATAACGCCCAGATTCTCGCCGGGGTCCAGCCCTTCCAGCAGCTTCTTCAGCCGCTGGCGTTCCCCGTCGTCTTCCACCTTGCGCGAAACGCCTATCTGGTCACGTCCCGGCGTGAGCACCAAAAACCGACCCGGCAGGGAAAGATAGGAAGTGACAAACGCGCCCTTGGACCCCGTAGGCTCCTTGACCACCTGCACCAGCACCTCCTGCCCGGAGCGCAGTACCTTCTGAATAAGCGGATATTTGCGGCCCTTGTTGGGGTCGTGCGGGGCGGAGTAGTATTCCGGGTGCACCTCGTCTATCTGAAGGAACCCGTTCTTCTCCGCGCCGTAGTTCACAAAGGCGGCCTGCAGGTTGGTGTCTATGTTATTGATGGTTCCCTTGTAGATGTTGCCCTTGGTCTTGGCCTGGTGCACCATCTCCACATAATATTCCTGTACCTCGCCGTCTTCGGCCAGTGCCACTTCCACCTGCTCGCCGGGCAGCACGCTGATGTACAGCTTGCGCTTGCCCTTACGTGGGGTGTTCGTCATGGGTATCCTCACAAAAGTTCTCCGCCCCGTTGCGGCCGGTGCGGCTCTACTGGCAGGAATAGAAAGGCTCGTGCGTGTCCAGATGCTCGGTCATGCCCTGCGCGCGATGAATAATTCCCTCGTGCAGCAGAATGGCAAGGGCGTGTTCCACCCTTTCCAACGGCAGCGACAGCGACAGCGCAAGCTGCCCCGGCGTCTGCGGTCTGCGGCGCAGGGAGCGCGCCACCGTGTCGGCAACGGTCTTCTGGTCGCGTTCCACGTGGTCCGCGCGTTGTCCGGTACGCAGAAACACCGAACCCGGTGCCTCCCGCTCCTGCGGACAAAAGGCGGCAAACTCGCCGCACCACCGTTCCCGCACTTCCGGGGCAACGGGTTTGGCGACAGGATACGCGCCTGGGCGCGACAGCGTGGTCACATCCACCCTGTCAGGCCCGAGCCTCTTCACAAATTCCCTGAGCAGGGCCAGATTCTCCTCCGAATCGTTCATGCCCTGCGCCAGCAGTATTTCAAGAAAGATTTTGCCGCCGAACATCCGCCGGAACTGCAACAGCGATTCCGCGATACCGGCTGCGGTAAGCCCCCCGCAGGGGCGATTCAGTTTGTTGAATTCTTCCTCCACCAACGAATCCAGAGAGGGCAGCACCACATCGGCCAGTGCAAGCTCTTCTCGCACGGCCGGGTCCGCCATCAGGGTGCTGTTGGTAAGGACGGCCACGGGCACCTCGGGCAAAATACGGCGACAGCCACGTATTATGGCTCCCAGCTCGCTGTTCAGGCACGGTTCTCCCGCGCCCCCCAAGGTCACATGGTCCGGAAAAATCGTATTCCCTTCGCGCCACCGCTCCAGTTCTTCAAGCAGTACATCGGCGGGAACGTAGGGCGCACGCAAAAGGGTAAGCTCATCCGTCCGGCCCACCTCACAATAGAGGCAGTCCATGGAGCAGATGCGGCTTCCCAGCAGGTCCAGCCCCAACGACCTGCCCAGCCTGCTGGAGGCCACGGGCCCGAATATATACGTAAACGCCATTACGCTTTACTATCCTCGTCACAGTGATATGTCTCACTATAGCGCACAGCGCGAAAAAACAACACGATTATTTCGTCCTGTCCGCACGGCAGGGGCGTTTTCGCCCTTCCGGTGCCCCGGCCCATGTCCGGCTGTAACCGCTAATCCTGATGGAATCCGGCATAACCCGGCAACGCCCGCCCGCACGAACCTTGACAGCGAAGGCGTTGCACAGTAGGGCCATGCACCGGAAAGAAGCCATCCCCCGCACCCACCGGGCACGCTCAGCAAGCCTGCCCGCCAACCACGGAGAACAGGTATGCCGAAGTTAGGTGAACTGGTACTGCTCGTAAGCCCGCGCGGCAAGCGGTACATGCGCCGCGTGGAGCCGGATAACGACATCCACGGCACCGACGGGCTGCTCAAGATGGCAGACATCATGTCCGCCGGATACGGCAGCATCGTCCACACCCACAAGGGCAAGCCATACCGTGTGCAACGCCCCACCCTGCACGACCTTGTCAAAGGCGTTAAGCGGCAGACACAGGTCATTTATCCCAAAGACATCGGCTACATCTGCATGAAGCTGGGCGTAGGCAACGGCGTAAAGGTCATAGAGGCCGGTTCCGGTTCGGGCAGCCTTACGCTGGCACTCAGCTGGTTCGCGGGTGAGCGGGGTCAGATTCACACCCACGAGGCGCGCGAAGAATTCATGAACCTGTGCCGCCGCAACCTCGACTGGGCAGGCGTGGGCCAGAACGTCACCCTCTATCATCACGATATCGCCAACGGCTTTCTGGTGAACGATGCAGACGCCCTGTTTCTGGACGTGCGCGATCCGTGGGAATACGTGCGGCACATACCCGCCGCCATCAGGCCCGGCGCGGTATGCGGCTTTCTTGTACCCACCATAGATCAGGTTTCCAGCCTGCTGGTGGAACTGGAAAAAGGCCCCTTTGACGAGGTGGAAGTTTCCGAACTGCTGCTGCGCGGCTGGAAGGCCGTGCCGGACCGCATGCGCCCCAACGACCGCATGATCGCACACACGGGCTTCCTCATTTTCTGCCGCCATCAGGAAGGGCTTGAGCAGGTCAAGGCGCAGGTTTCGCTGGGCACACGCGAACGCAAGCAGGAAGCCGCCCGGCTGGAACGCATGGCCGCAAGCCGCTCAGAAGACCACGACATTGCCGGAGACGACCTTTCCGATGCCGACGGCGATAACGGCGACGAATAGCCCGTCCCCGTAGCTGTTCTCCATGTGCGGCAGGCACCTGAAACACGGTTCCGCTCCGGCTGCACAAACAGCTTGTGACTGACACACAAAAAAGACCCGCTGCGGAACTGCGCACCATGCGCCCCGCAGCGGGTCTGTTTCTTATGTGGTCGAACGCGCGCCGGGCTGAAACTATTCCTGCTCCCGCATATCCACCACGCGCTTCGACTTGCCGAACGAGCGCGGCAGTGCGCCGGGGTCCACAATCTCCACCTCGGTGCGGGCCATGAGCTTTTTGTGCAGGTCCGCGCCCACGGCCTTGGCAAGGCCCGCGTCCGTGTCCGAACCGGCATCGGCGTGGCGTTCCAGCCTGAGCAGCAGATGATCGCGCCCCTCGCGCCGGGTGAGCACAATCTGATATTCCGCGCCCGCCTCCGGAAACCGCTGCAGCGCATCGGCTATCTGACCGGGATAAATATTCACCCCACGGAAGATGATCATATCGTCAGAACGCCCCAGAATATGGTCGTGCCGGGGAATCTGCAATCCGCAGGCACAGATGCCCGGCACCATGCGCGAAAGGTCGCGTGTACGGTAGCGGATGAGCGGCGCAGCCTCTTTGCACAGGCTGGTCACCACCATTTCACCCACTTCGCCCACAGGCACGGGCTGCAACGTTTCCGGGTCCAGAATTTCTATGATAAACAAATCCGCCCAGTAGTGCAGCCCGTCGTGGGCATCGCACTCCAGCGCGGTGCCGGGGCCATACATCTCGGTCATGCCCGCTATGTCGTAGCTGCCCTGCAACCCCAGCTTTTCCTCAAAGGCCCTGCGCATCTTGGGGCTGTGCGCCTCTGCGCCAAAAATAACCTTGCGCAGCCTGCACCGGTCACGCAGGCCGTTGCGCTCCACTTCTTCCGCCATCAGCAGCGCCATGGACGCGGTGGAACACAGGCAGGTGGTGCCCATATCCGCCATAAGCTGCAACTGCATCTCCAGATTGCCCGGCCCCACGGGAACCGTCAGCGCGCCAAACCGCTCGCTGCCCAGCTGAAACCCCGCTCCCGCCGTCCACAAGCCGTAGCCCACGGCTATCTGCACGCGGTCCTTCACCGTCAGCCCCGCAATCTCGTAGCATCGCGCCATCTGCAGGGCAAAGGTGTCCACATCCTTCTGCGTATAGGCCAGAATCTTGCGCTTGCCCGTGGTGCCCGAAGAGGCGTGAATACGCACCACCTGCTCCTCCGGCACGGCCAGCAACGGCAGCGGATATCCTTCCCGCAGGTCTTCCACCGTGGTAAAGGGAAGAGAGCGAAGATGGTCAAGGCTGGTTATGCCGCCCGGTTCCACGCCCGCCGCACGCAGTTTCGCACGGTAAGCGGGGCTGTTCTCATAGGCGTGGCGTACGGTCCATTGCAGACCGGCAAGCTGGTGTTCGGCCAGCGCCTCTTCCGGCAGGTGCGGCAAAAATCGATGTGAGACCATGGGGAATAGCTCCTAACATGCTGGCGTGGCAGTAGAAATATGCAACTTGAACCAAACGGCAAAAACCTGTATCAGGCGCACACTGCAACACGCATACGCGCGCTATACGGCGTGCCTGACCCTGCTATCATGAAACAGGCCGGGGGAAAACCCCGCCTCAAGCCATACGGAGGCCAAACGTGCGGATTCTTATTGTCGGCAACGGCGGTCGCGAACATGCCCTTGCATGGAAGCTGCGGCAAAGCCCCAAGGTGAAGGATATCTTCATCGCTCCCGGCAACGGCGGCACCGCCCTGGAAGGCACCAACGTGCCCATTGCCGTGGACGACCTGCCCGCACTGGTGGCCTTTGCCAAGGAACAGGGCATAGACCTTGTGGTTCCCGGGCCGGAACTGCCCCTCGTGCTGGGCATAAAAGATGCGCTGGACCTTGCGGGCATCCCCTGCTTCGGCCCCAACGCCTTTGCCGCGCAGCTGGAAGGCTCCAAGGCCTTTGCCAAATACATCATGGAAGAGGCAGGCGTGCCCACCGCCGCCTTCGGCGTTTTCAACGAATTTGAAGACGCGCGGGAATACGTGCTGAATGTGGGTGCCCCCATCGTGGTCAAGGCAGACGGGCTTGCGGCGGGCAAGGGCGTGGTCGTTGCCCAAACAACGGACGAGGCCATCACCGCGCTGGAAGAGATCATGCTCAAGCAGGCGTTCGGCTCCTCAGGCGCGCACGTGGTCATAGAAGAATGCCTCGTGGGAGAAGAAGTCTCGTT carries:
- a CDS encoding tRNA (adenine-N1)-methyltransferase, with product MPKLGELVLLVSPRGKRYMRRVEPDNDIHGTDGLLKMADIMSAGYGSIVHTHKGKPYRVQRPTLHDLVKGVKRQTQVIYPKDIGYICMKLGVGNGVKVIEAGSGSGSLTLALSWFAGERGQIHTHEAREEFMNLCRRNLDWAGVGQNVTLYHHDIANGFLVNDADALFLDVRDPWEYVRHIPAAIRPGAVCGFLVPTIDQVSSLLVELEKGPFDEVEVSELLLRGWKAVPDRMRPNDRMIAHTGFLIFCRHQEGLEQVKAQVSLGTRERKQEAARLERMAASRSEDHDIAGDDLSDADGDNGDE
- a CDS encoding phenylacetate--CoA ligase, whose translation is MVSHRFLPHLPEEALAEHQLAGLQWTVRHAYENSPAYRAKLRAAGVEPGGITSLDHLRSLPFTTVEDLREGYPLPLLAVPEEQVVRIHASSGTTGKRKILAYTQKDVDTFALQMARCYEIAGLTVKDRVQIAVGYGLWTAGAGFQLGSERFGALTVPVGPGNLEMQLQLMADMGTTCLCSTASMALLMAEEVERNGLRDRCRLRKVIFGAEAHSPKMRRAFEEKLGLQGSYDIAGMTEMYGPGTALECDAHDGLHYWADLFIIEILDPETLQPVPVGEVGEMVVTSLCKEAAPLIRYRTRDLSRMVPGICACGLQIPRHDHILGRSDDMIIFRGVNIYPGQIADALQRFPEAGAEYQIVLTRREGRDHLLLRLERHADAGSDTDAGLAKAVGADLHKKLMARTEVEIVDPGALPRSFGKSKRVVDMREQE